A window of Lytechinus pictus isolate F3 Inbred chromosome 7, Lp3.0, whole genome shotgun sequence contains these coding sequences:
- the LOC129264566 gene encoding tRNA (32-2'-O)-methyltransferase regulator THADA-like, whose amino-acid sequence MAHLSLFKSRSKSVKNSARKTSCWEEILQSLKEFAEKIERNDRNIKQWQVLADSITSKTQQAVKGISGSTASRNSSNNKRPSQGILDDLVSRFCWVFFEAAIDVKLVRKLHKGAQALSEVCPKLADVIDCQFVVLVSENGGLMKNIQASKVSNLLEGSPLVHSPLAKHFPQFLAAMNRTTTSLIAEVSSNVPGTALHPDVTACCSTLSKLALQMCQLVPLQLGGILDGAQDRVGSGQEGDLVFQLSGLVGNLVIMMCSKKFSRENGLMSGCAVGMLFNSSPTPKYAVSMAINLLHSFHQGSSQSITDFNSDLGFFNRLVGPPFQDFSPPEKAFGALCLARGLITCGDVKILLERIPTGEGDNEGQIFLIGPLLTVTQELLSSQDTPEFHSIQLFTLWLQCVQRHLQHLRSLLNNNAQRFLTRSSDVVQLVLSCIWRHWHSPIDGVPEQIRALFSSLLDSYKAESHLLNSSDTQLLTYLAQELLGSPIHLKGRYTLLSTLIPHLGATAVLDLHPRLSRELLSCLDTHHLVFAANETYKTLISGIKSELAQDPAVVQGERKEEFKETALKIWAKHFQEVVITGLCSNNALVRNNIANTWLPATFKIFPETFPMLLDVNVIMRGGHDQEARNLHRKIILLKQARTCKILQGQEWMQHHLATLEEAAHHHNDDIRGDTIYLVCHSPRTAEPVDEDETRLVKTLVKNCLTTDDTSLRNQLRISMKALIFRLRDSSLAWLKKINSAMAFAASSVDSGTEELSPATKALQTNLQSAVDLMDWLLEESFSLFPGACYQRKRASLDLLRLIYENLSDGKQTELNNPSSAALSAASKKLLSWSRDIGKVDLFSERNASLLVNSLLDSSNDIRSSAYDLLIGYFPWPLPSSPAYPWSRPSEILVQGMKLICSPKFHECEAGAMLCKLSFHRQIVEREGLDDLVKPSKNKSTTSGKATKSSTLESPVQFVLSLMESLRYQVKCAKINILRAAALTPMHGIIMAIRKCLTEDTRIFHRLVTDEPETWQAIVKELNTMLHQIIMFILDLLAGRTKQSESKDEGLILQDFVAKDVGAKTKEADSVAMETGNENSSARQDVSIPTHEPDTVMDTAPTSNKGSELREGAPGMPSSASKDGELSHLSPSFGKMGEEIEKLVTDFGTEDDDDGAGALSLEHQLILSCCWLTLKESSLLMGALAEVSSPSGAYQTRLLDRQQFELMSKSLVQILTKCRHKGALEGCKIGFFKVCAAMLSCPDSDIASIPKSLLDLVLTVITTTASSTSYTKKSAGLPPLVESIIVAEPRGRERHLLKYVMTKLMEIAQQPLPTQPDAKQDLPQSHALNIMKSLFVNSSLAWEVLPYAEEAIQLAIDGFASSNWMVQNSSMQLLGSLIARIFGQKKVQDEHSQVNTLSASEFFQRYPRLRLYLLQEVRKAAALHQRGSSSAPEGGRLHLVPTLHPVLLVLTKLGSGITTEGQKRELEEFIEPICSLASSPVYSVRDLASRAILPLLAQNEEVSNMAAQLLDTIPPSSTSLIASQNRLHGNLLLIQRLLTSCINKKSLQEEKVQELTDKFMSRLWVGSSRNPCPITRALFMKICTLWWENAFPIKPNCVTSLIVKSMNIHEQFFTSSPSFQVGLSYLGQEMTASFISMSEFIPDQISNLSSLTHILLTHDLSEVRELALKYMIDNMTSAAELSMETQASGQFQVLELLLEEDSMNCVTLALDLWVGLSKYIDAKAACDLQPLLECLLGMTATQIREMSFCAVVLPALSIALRLNSDNFKNMNLEMTSHWCDLVLKCSDPSQCETVRLSAAKSLKHSGVQALNTCDPSNITHCDFAFMIMKAGMLLLQDEQPEIREEAARFASLIPREGALLNDVHGNHLHCSTGLKILLDSVCAKFCVNINFLDTVISLLIGDAFIVEDLIYEETHRDSLNLFEQESVNMYAEGVMEANLVFHALTDAMSVLVEHKADIMREWIKDRWHFIEFNMASLIKYLDKHPVAANSFYAGTGHSKPYQALYRLLMYVWLLQTASILIKPPIEGVLEVKQKIEGYLKSMQKMYYVFPLLKESIPTDLTGEAQSQEME is encoded by the exons GAATGacagaaatatcaaacaatGGCAAGTGCTTGCAGACAGCATCACTTCAAAAACCCAACAAGCTGTAAAAGGAATTTCAGGAAGTACTGCTTCACGGAACAGCTCAAATAACAAAAGACCCAGTCAGGGTATTCTAGATGATTTAGTATCAAGATTTTGTTGGGTCTTCTTTGAGGCAGCCATTGATGTCAAGCTCGTCAGGAAACTGCATAAG ggTGCTCAAGCTTTATCAGAAGTTTGTCCTAAGTTAGCTGATGTCATTGATTGTCAATTTGTGGTTTTAGTCTCAGAGAATGGTGGCTTGATGAAGAACATTCAAGCATCCAAAG TATCCAACCTTCTAGAAGGGAGCCCATTAGTACATAGCCCACTTGCAAAACATTTCCCACAATTCCTTGCCGCCATGAACCGCACGACAACATCCTTGATAGCAGAGGTTTCATCCAATGTCCCTGGGACTGCCCTACACCCCGATGTGACGGCATGCTGCTCAACATTGTCCAAACTAGCCTTACAGATGTGCCAGCTTGTCCCTCTGCAGCTTGGTGGGATTCTTGATGGTGCCCAAGACAGGGTTGGAAGTGGACAGGAAGGAGATTTGGTATTCCAGCTGTCGGGTCTGGTTGGGAATCTTGTCATCATGATGTGTAGTAAG AAATTTTCCAGAGAGAATGGTTTAATGTCTGGTTGTGCTGTTGGAATGCTCTTCAACTCCTCACCCACTCCTAAATATGCTGTTTCCATGGCAATAAATCTTCTTCATTCCTTCCACCAAG gaaGCTCGCAGTCAATCACGGACTTCAACTCAGATCTAGGCTTCTTCAACAGACTGGTAGGCCCTCCTTTCCAGGATTTCAGTCCACCAGAGAAGGCGTTTGGAGCTCTGTGCCTTGCCCGCGGTCTCATCACATGTGGAGATGTCAAAATTCTTCTGGAGAGAATACCCACAGGGGAGGGTGATAATGAA GGTCAAATCTTCTTAATTGGACCTCTCCTGACCGTTACTCAAGAACTCCTAAGCAGCCAAGATACACCTGAATTTCACTCCATACAGT TGTTCACTCTCTGGCTTCAGTGTGTCCAGCGTCACCTTCAGCATCTGCGGTCCCTCCTGAACAACAACGCCCAGAGGTTCTTAACAAGGTCTTCTGATGTGGTTCAACTAGTCCTCAGCTGTATCTGGAGACATTGGCATAGTCCCATAGATGGAGTGCCAGAACAGATCAGAGCTTTGTTCAGTTCTCTATTGGACTCTTATAAAGCAGAAAGCCATCTCCTCAACTCTTCTGATACTCAG CTGTTGACATACCTGGCCCAAGAACTGCTAGGATCACCCATTCATCTGAAAGGTCGCTACACCCTTCTATCTACCCTGATCCCTCACCTAGGGGCTACGGCTGTCCTGGACCTTCATCCAAGATTATCAAGGGAACTCTTATCTTGCTTAGATACACACCATCTAGTCTTTGCAGCCAATGAGACATATAAGACACTTATATCAGGGATAAAGTCAGAGCTAGCCCAGGACCCGGCTGTGGTCCAAGGTGAAAGGAAGGAAGAATTCAAGGAGACTGCATTAAAGATTTGGGCAAAACATTTCCAAGAGGTTGTTATTACTGGCCTCTGTAGTAATAATGC ACTTGTCAGGAACAACATTGCCAATACCTGGCTGCCAGCCaccttcaaaatatttcctGAAACATTTCCTATGTTGCTGGATGTGAATGTGATAATGAGAGGTGGTCACGATCAAGAGGCACGGAATCTTCATAGAAAGATCATCCTACTCAAGCAAGCTAGAACTTGCAAGATTCTACAAGGGCAGGAGTGGATG CAACATCACTTAGCCACCTTAGAAGAAGCAGCACACCATCATAACGATGACATCCGAGGTGATACTATCTATCTGGTATGCCACTCACCAAGAACTGCTGAACCTGTTGACGAAGATGAGACCCGGCTCGTGAAGACCCTGGTCAAGAACTGCCTAACCACGGATGATACCTCACTGAGAAATCAGTTGAGGATCAGCATGAAGGCATTGATCTTTAGACTGAGAGACAGCAGTCTTGCTTGGCTCAAGAAGATCAATTCTGCTATGGCTTTTGCTGCAAGCAGTGTGGACAG TGGGACTGAAGAGTTGTCACCAGCAACTAAAGCTCTCCAGACCAATCTCCAGTCAGCAGTAGACCTGATGGACTGGCTCCTAGAGGAGAGCTTCTCCCTCTTCCCTGGTGCTTGCTACCAGAGGAAAAGGGCTTCACTAGATCTCCTACGTCTCATCTATGAGAATCTATCTGATGGCAAACAGACCGAGTTGAATAATCCAAGCAGTGCTGCACTTTCag CTGCATCCAAGAAACTTCTTTCATGGAGTCGGGATATCGGTAAAGTGGATCTCTTTTCTGAaag GAATGCATCTCTGTTAGTGAACAGCCTGTTGGATTCCTCCAATGACATTCGGTCGTCTGCTTACGACCTACTGATAGGGTACTTTCCGTGGCCCCTCCCTTCATCACCAGCCTATCCCTGGTCTAGACCATCAGAGATCCTGGTCCAAGGCATGAAGCTCATCTGTAGTCCGAAATTCCATGAATGTGAGGCCGGGGCTATGCTCTGCAAACTCTCCTTCCACAG acaaaTTGTTGAGAGAGAAGGTTTAGATGACCTCGTCAAACCATCTAAGAATAAGTCAACTACCTCTGGCAAAGCCACCAAATCATCCACTCTTGAAAGTCCTGTCCAGTTTGTATTAAGTTTGATGGAGAGTCTGAGATATCAAGTTAAATGTGCAAAGATTAATATTCTCAGAGCAGCTGCTCTTACACCTATGCATG GCATTATTATGGCAATAAGGAAGTGCCTTACAGAAGACACCAGAATCTTTCATCGGCTTGTCACCGATGAACCTGAAACATGGCAGGCTATCGTTAAGGAACTCAACACAATGCTACATCAGATCATCATGTTCATCCTTGATCTGTTAGCAGGAAGGACAAAGCAATCAGAGAGCAAAGATGAAGGATTAATCTTGCAAGATTTTGTAGCAAAGGATGTCGGTGCAAAGACAAAAGAGGCGGATAGTGTAGCCATGGAAACGGGGAATGAAAATTCTTCAGCCAGGCAAGACGTAAGCATTCCTACCCATGAACCTGACACAGTGATGGACACCGCTCCTACCAGCAATAAAGGATCTGAATTGAGAGAGGGAGCACCAGGGATGCCTTCTTCAGCTTCCAAGGATGGGGAACTGAGTCACTTGTCACCATCCTTTGGTAAGATGGGAGAGGAGATTGAGAAGCTGGTGACAGACTTTGGAACagaagatgacgatgatggagCGGGAGCATTGTCTCTGGAACATCAACTCATTCTCTCATGCTGTTGGCTTACTCTAAAG GAATCTAGTTTACTCATGGGTGCTCTTGCTGAAGTTTCTTCCCCTTCTGGAGCTTACCAGACTAGGCTTCTAGACAGGCAGCAGTTCGAGCTTATGTCCAAATCACTTGTGCAGATACTCACAAAGTGCCGTCATAAA GGAGCTTTGGAAGGATGCAAGATAGGATTCTTCAAGGTTTGTGCTGCCATGTTATCTTGCCCAGACTCAGACATAGCCTCTATACCCAAGTCCCTCCTGGACCTGGTCTTGACTGTCATAACCACTACAGCTTCCTCTACATCTTACACCAAGAAGAGTGCTGGTTTGCCTCCATTGGTAGAGTCTATCATTGTAGCTGAGCCCAGGGGTAGAGAG AGACACCTGCTGAAATACGTCATGACCAAACTCATGGAGATAGCCCAACAACCTCTTCCTACTCAGCCTGATGCTAAGCAAGATCTGCCTCAGTCCCATGCATTGAATATCATGAAGTCACTCTTTGTGAACTCGTCCCTTGCATGGGAAGTACTACCATACGCAGAAGAAGCTATCCAACTAGCCATTGATGGGTTTGCATCTAGCAACTGGATGGTGCAAAACTCGAGCATGCAGTTGTTGG GATCGTTGATTGCCCGGATCTTTGGACAGAAGAAGGTCCAGGACGAACATTCTCAGGTCAACACTCTCTCTGCTTCAGAGTTCTTCCAGCGATATCCGCGGCTCCGCCTCTACCTCCTACAGGAGGTGAGGAAGGCTGCTGCACTCCATCAGCGTGGATCCAGCAGTGCTCCTGAAGGAGGAAGGCTCCATCTCGTTCCGACCCTTCATCCTGTGCTCCTTGTCCTGACCAAGCTAGGTAGTGGTATTACCACGGAGGGACAGAAAAG GGAGCTCGAGGAATTTATAGAACCTATCTGCTCCCTTGCCTCAAGCCCGGTATACTCGGTAAGGGACCTTGCTTCAAGGGCCATACTACCACTGTTGGCTCAAAATGAAGAAGTCTCCAACATGGCCGCCCAGCTGTTAGACACCATTCCCCCATCAAGTACTTCCCTTATCGCAAGTCAGAATCGTCTCCATGGCAACCTACTATTGATTCAAAGGCTACTCACATCATGTATTAATAAGAAaag CCTGCAAGAGGAGAAGGTTCAAGAACTGACAGATAAATTCATGAGTCGCCTCTGGGTAGGGTCTAGCCGGAACCCTTGTCCTATCACCAGGGCTCTATTCATGAAGATCTGTACCCTTTGGTGGGAAAATGCTTTCCCTATCAAACCCAACTGTGTGACATCACTCATTGTAAAgtctatgaatattcatgagcagttCTTTACTAGTTCGCCTTCATTCCAG GTTGGGCTGTCATATCTGGGACAAGAAATGACCGCTTCCTTCATCTCCATGTCAGAGTTCATTCCTGACCAGATCAGTAACCTTTCATCCCTGACCCACATCCTTCTGACCCATGACCTATCAGAGGTCAGGGAATTGGCCTTGAAGTACATGATTGACAATATGACATCCGCAGCAGAGCTCAGCATGGAGACACAAGCCAGCGGCCAATTCCAGGTCCTGGAACTACTTCTTGAAGAGGATAGCATGAACTGTGTTACCCTTGCTCTTGATCTATGGGTGGGACTGAGCAAGTATATTGATGCCAAAGCAGCATGTGATTTACAGCCTTTGTTGGAATGTCTGTTGGGAATGACAGCTACTCAAATTCGTGAGATGAGTTTCTGTGCTGTAGTCTTACCAGCTTTGAGCATAGCTCTTCGGCTTAATTCAGATAACTTCAAGAA TATGAATCTAGAGATGACCTCACATTGGTGTGACCTGGTTCTAAAGTGCAGTGACCCCTCCCAATGTGAGACCGTGCGTCTGTCTGCAGCAAAGTCATTGAAGCATAGTGGAGTTCAGGCTCTGAACACATGTGATCCTAGCAACATCACACATTGTGATTTTGCCTTTAT GATAATGAAAGCAGGAATGTTACTGCTACAAGATGAGCAGCCTGAAATCCGAGAGGAAGCTGCTAGATTTGCATCCTTGATACCAAGAGAGGGAGCTCTACTGAATGATGTTCATGGAAATCATCTCCATTGTAGTACTGGTTTGAAG ATTTTATTAGACTCTGTATGTGCCAAGTTCTGCGTCAATATAAACTTCTTGGATACTGTTATAAGTCTTCTCATCGGTGATGCTTTCATAGTTGAAGATCTTATTTATGAAGAGACTCACAGAGA